Genomic window (Geotrypetes seraphini chromosome 17, aGeoSer1.1, whole genome shotgun sequence):
GCCACTGGTTTCTCTCTTTCTGGACAGTAAGGGAGAGCCAGCAGATTTCCTAATCTTGGAGTCGCGTGATGAGTGCCGCCTAGAAGATGTGAGGGTGCTTAAGCGTGAGAAATGGACGCGAGTCCGTGTGCTCTTCAGAAAGTGTTCAGGATCATTTAGTATATTGTCTCCAGGAAATAGAAGAgctgtccaggaaaagaaaaccACAAGAGATGATACAAGGTAAGGCCGATGACCATTTCTTACCTATCATCCTCTCACTTCATATTTTTTTACCTTTCTGTAGCAGCTTCTCAGAAAGCGAGACACCGTGCTGTTCACAGAGGCTCAGGATGTTCAGGTATTCAAAAAAGCATCTTTTTCTGAAGATATTGATTGCCTCCCCTGTTTTACCAGCCAGTGTCGAGGGCGTGCAGTTTCTGTCAATGGCTGTAATCCCTGTCTGAATCACCTGGCGCTGCTCCAACCACTCCAGTAACCAAGAGTTActctgaagaaaaaaaagagacaaaatgAGTTTAGGGGGGTTTCATGGAGCTAAAGGTTAGTACACTCTTCCCCTCAAGGATTCCATACTGCTACCAAGCTATCGTGCTGTGCCCTTCAACCCCTTGGGGATTCACTGATGTTGTCACACTGCATCCTTTGAGGGTTCATTGTTGCTATGACATTTGTCCCTTGGGGGTTCCTTATCTCTATGCCCCTTAAGGGAAGGGTGGTTCTATGCTGCTATCATTTTTTGTCCCTGGGGGGGGATTCCATGTTGCTTTGCCTCTTGAGAGAAAAGTACCATTTCTCCAGCCAAATGAAACTGACGGAGGCTCCCTTCAGGGCCTATTCATCTGTTTTACTGCTGTTGAACAACAGCCTGGATCTCCCTTCCTACCCCAAACTAGGATTTCTGCAGCCTCGTTCAGAAGCAGGACATGAATGAGTGCCATAAATGGAATCCCTGTTACATGCACTCTACTTTTCAGGGCACCTTTgctttcctcctcctttctcgaTACGCCTTcccattgtcctccttctcttcACAGATTAGCGGCCTCCCTTCTTCCAAGCTGACAGGAGGAACTTGTAAGAAAGATGATGATCTGCTAGGTGAGAGTTCACCACTGAGGAAGTCAAGGAGTGCAGGGCTCAGGTAGCTGGAAGCAGAAGTAGGGGCAGCACGAGATGGTGTCTCCACTTGGAAAGACGTGACCGCACGAGTGTCACCTGCTcctttagattaaaaaaaaaaagaatcatggTTATAGAGAAAAATTTGAGCAGACACACAAGTGTTTCCACTTCTTCGAATGGGATTTTTGCAAGCAGGCAGCCATCCCACTTGTCTCCGCCATACAGCCATTCTTCACTCTACATCATTAccacctttattttctcctctCTGTGAATCTTCTGTGATGGGTTCACAACTTCtataattctttttttaattagttGTAATCGTTTAGGGACCCTTTCGCTAAACATTAGCATACTAAAGGATCCTTTTAATACTAAACAGCcctagagatttttagcacaggccaattggaaaatctggcaaccctaggtaaGGGCACCTCAGATCCACTGAAGTCAGGGAAAATCTACTTATTCCTCTGTTAAGCAGCATGTCATCTGCTTCTGACCTAGAttagaaacaggataatgggcttaacggacctttggtctgtcccagtacagcagttTTTATGTACTTATTCATTCCTGATCCCTTGAGATTTTACACCTCTTATACAGTGTGTGAGGGTAAAGGGGATGTGCCTTTCCTGTgtgaggttacaatcaaagcagttgacATATTTTAGACAGCTATATATTTTGTAGCTGGGACAATGACATGTTTGGTGCCTTGCCCAGAGTCAGAGGGAGTCAAACTcacgactagagaatgacacagtgacaaaattcattaccgttcccgtccccatggataaccacgggaaataaacccatgtaattttctaatgtctatttcatcctctgtccttctacaccagcattcttcaaagcaaagcttgagggtcagtggttgtggccattcatactctgattcttccctctttccttaaagaatgacatgaagatggtttcctgcggttatccgcagggatgggaacagtgatgaattttgtcaccgtgtcattctctactcacaacctcagggtgctgggccACATCTTCAAGTTCTTGACCAGTCCATAAGCTTTCTTCTATCACTCCTTATTTTTTAACTATTCTTGGCATCATCCTACGTATATTTTGGATCAAGTTAAGAAATATACAGGTGACTGAAGAAGGCAGAAAGTCAAACAaatcaaccaaccaaccaacataAAAAATTATTTGTGACTGTCTCACCTATTTTTGACGCCTTTCGTTTTCTCCGTTCTTCCCTGGTTTCACGCTTCCACATTTTGTACGCATCGGCCAGATCTTCATAGCTTAGTAAATCTGATTCAGATGAGCTGAGAGAGGCCACCGTGTCATCCAGCTGTACGTCTGTTATAGGGGCCTTGGCCTAggcataaaaacaaaacaaaaacccacaatgACAAATTGTGAAACAATTGTAAGCATGAAAGGAAAAAAGCTGAGTGAGGCAAAAGCAATATAAAATGAGGCCTCATGGAGAAATTATAACTCCTGGCAGCAGATATGCTTTCTATCTTGCTGGATCAAGCAGAGCCGAGAGTTTTCTGGTGTTTTCCAAGTACCTCCTTCATCATGGTTTTCAGATCAGAGCTCGAAAGCGTCTTCTTCTTGGCCTTATCACTTTGGTCGTACAAGTCCACCAATCGCAGCTTGTGCTCCTGCAGGTAGTGATCCAAAGTGTTAAAGGCCTCAGGGCTGGGTCTCTGGATGCCGGGAGTGGCAAAACGGGGTTGAAAGTGGAACCGAGTCTGCTGTGAGAAGAAATCGCTCTGCAAAACATTACCAGGCACAGTACTGAGAACCAAACTCAGCCTCTTTCCTGCTCATAAAGGATCTTACGTAAATTAAGTGGGTTACTGCGCTAGGACTTCCTATATGTGGTGGTGGTAGAGGCAGACATAAGAGCTGAGGTGAGCGACCTGTGGCCCGTCATTGAATTTTATGTAGTCCACAAGACCATAGGAAGTATAAAGAGAAAACGGGCCACATGAATGTCTTGTCAGTGGAACCATTGAGGGGTACAATAACGCAGTGGTGTAGTTACGACTGGGCTTGGGCAGGCACAGACCCACCCTATCTAGTGGCCAATTAGGTCCCCCAAAACTTCAGTGGCGGCCACCTTTCTTCCCATTTCCCCCGGATCTGGCATCTGCCCTTCCCTCGCATGCAGCTAGGCAGTTCCCCCTGTTGGCAGCAGGGATTCATACACGCTGCCCGTGCtggctctgcaggcttccctctgccacatcccaccctcactgatgtcacttctggtttTCACTGGCTGGATGCAGCAGACGATGAATCACTACTGCTCTTGTTGATGCTTCTGAGGTGGATTGAGGAGGCTGGTTTAGAGAGAGGGGGAGCGTTTTATACCACCTGTTCTTATGACAGATCCAAGCGTTTACAATATAAATGCTATAAAAGAAAGGGCTgcaggcaggggaggggcagatgctgaatccAGGGCCGGAGAAGAGGAAGAGACACAGgacaaaggggagggggagtttggAAGGGCTCACCCAAGTCTGCCTAGGCCACTGCAGCAATGGAACCGGACTTGTTTGCAACTGTAGGGGAAGACAAAATGACCTGCTAACAATTTCTATTCTTTCAGTCATCATGTTGAGTTTTGTTGGCAGTGGTGCATTTGTTAATTTTCTGTACTGACAGTCACGCAGCCCTCTGCATATAAAGGTTAtctaccccccccacacacacacacacactagaaaTACTAGCATACGTGTTAGATGAGTAAATATTTACAATACTAGCACAAATGCACATAAAGAGCGTCTAAAGTTACCtcttaggcatctaacttaactAGCACCTATCTGATTCTATGGCATggcgcttagcagtgcctaagtggATGTTTCTATGGGCAGAGCCACTAAGCACAATTCTTCAAAAACTTAGGCCCTTAAAACCCTGGCGTACATTTCAGGCAATAAGGTTTTGACATAGGCATCGCTAGCTGCAATTCTGTGccatttttatagaatcagcccctaagtgttTAGAAACCTAGCACATAAACAAGTCAATGCTTAGAATGCTAGCACGTATGCATGTGTCTGCCACCTAAGCACCATTCTTCAAATCCATGCTTAACTTACGTACTGGGTATTTCCAAGGAGGGCAAAGAATGGGCAGATCGCGCATGGAATGTGCCAGAGTACAGTTAAGTTGCAAGGTATCTTAACAGCTGAGCCTAAACCTTAGGTATGCAATTTTGCAGTCCCTCTACAAAGCAGGCACTTACATTCCTACATGACAGCTATTATAGAACTGCACTCAGAATAGAGAAAGCCTTAGGGTTACCAGCCAGTCCAGGTTGTCGAAGGCGGATGCAGCCAGGTCTTGATTTGGCCACACTGTATGCAGGGACTTGTAATTTTGTCTTCCCATTTTCTCCTAAGAAAACCAGAACTACAGTGGGGCAAACCCAAGCCAAGGTCAGCCTATTTCAGACAGTGTGAATCACCGGATAACTCTAATGTCTGAACAAGTCCTTGCATGACAGCTTTCCTTGTGCCCTTGTAAGCAGCTTTGCTTCTCCTGACAGTCCCTACAACTAGACTTTAGCTGAGCCCCTTGCAATGCAATGGCAAAGCACATGCATACCTGTGCAAGATTTGCCTGTGGTCTCTCTATTTGCTCAAGCACATTAGCCTCCATCTCTGTCAGGACAGGTTTTCTCCACAGCCACTTTTGAAGATCTGCAAAGCTTTCCAGTTCTGCTCTGAATTTCTTTCTCTCCGATATCCATGACAACAACTCTTCTTCATCATTCACAGGCCCTTCATCAGGTTGTTGTTCAGAAAGTGCCTGTCTGCCTTGCTGTGCTGCCCCCAGAATTGAAACAGGTTTGGAAATTGGCTTCCCCATGGGGGGTACAATGATAATTCGGCGTCTAGATTTGGGGGGACCAGAAGTCTTTGCATCCATTTTAAAGTAATATGTCTTGAACAAGTCTCTTTCTTTGTAGCACTTCACCTGATCATCGGTAGGTGTCTCATACTTCTGGACGTGCTTCCTGAATGTTTCTCTCTCAGGCATGGTTGCTGAGACTTAAAAGCAAACGAGTTCTTGTTAGGTTCATGGAATTAGTGGGAATGAAACAGTCATTAAATACTACAGTAGCTAAGTTTCTTGGCCAACACAGAAGAGTAAGTGAAATGAAATA
Coding sequences:
- the EFCAB12 gene encoding EF-hand calcium-binding domain-containing protein 12 isoform X1, translating into MPERETFRKHVQKYETPTDDQVKCYKERDLFKTYYFKMDAKTSGPPKSRRRIIIVPPMGKPISKPVSILGAAQQGRQALSEQQPDEGPVNDEEELLSWISERKKFRAELESFADLQKWLWRKPVLTEMEANVLEQIERPQANLAQSDFFSQQTRFHFQPRFATPGIQRPSPEAFNTLDHYLQEHKLRLVDLYDQSDKAKKKTLSSSDLKTMMKEAKAPITDVQLDDTVASLSSSESDLLSYEDLADAYKMWKRETREERRKRKASKIGAGDTRAVTSFQVETPSRAAPTSASSYLSPALLDFLSGELSPSRSSSFLQVPPVSLEEGRPLICEEKEDNGKAYRERRRKAKSNSWLLEWLEQRQVIQTGITAIDRNCTPSTLAGKTGEAINIFRKRCFFEYLNILSLCEQHGVSLSEKLLQKALLFPGDNILNDPEHFLKSTRTRVHFSRLSTLTSSRRHSSRDSKIRKSAGSPLLSRKRETSGQYSLLDLVMSLSTSKNVSTTERKTGQLGTSSLPSSSHLKGKRDAIEKMRNVGSSVGMRSGSKEKSSSPFPSSKYVKRVTKTVRGSSVRPEKAMDCWMVFEEYEKMIKNLRSHYQHLFLSPKSNAFWPGQLTDQLRLYLPNEKHRPEESLFSHVDPKPTTDLYLE
- the EFCAB12 gene encoding EF-hand calcium-binding domain-containing protein 12 isoform X2; amino-acid sequence: MPERETFRKHVQKYETPTDDQVKCYKERDLFKTYYFKMDAKTSGPPKSRRRIIIVPPMGKPISKPVSILGAAQQGRQALSEQQPDEGPVNDEEELLSWISERKKFRAELESFADLQKWLWRKPVLTEMEANVLEQIERPQANLAQAKAPITDVQLDDTVASLSSSESDLLSYEDLADAYKMWKRETREERRKRKASKIGAGDTRAVTSFQVETPSRAAPTSASSYLSPALLDFLSGELSPSRSSSFLQVPPVSLEEGRPLICEEKEDNGKAYRERRRKAKSNSWLLEWLEQRQVIQTGITAIDRNCTPSTLAGKTGEAINIFRKRCFFEYLNILSLCEQHGVSLSEKLLQKALLFPGDNILNDPEHFLKSTRTRVHFSRLSTLTSSRRHSSRDSKIRKSAGSPLLSRKRETSGQYSLLDLVMSLSTSKNVSTTERKTGQLGTSSLPSSSHLKGKRDAIEKMRNVGSSVGMRSGSKEKSSSPFPSSKYVKRVTKTVRGSSVRPEKAMDCWMVFEEYEKMIKNLRSHYQHLFLSPKSNAFWPGQLTDQLRLYLPNEKHRPEESLFSHVDPKPTTDLYLE